The following DNA comes from Kluyveromyces lactis strain NRRL Y-1140 chromosome E complete sequence.
TGACACCATCTATTCTTTAGAGATAAATACTTGTGCGAAAGTATATATAGCAATAGATCTAACTACAATGCAAATAGCTTAGTTATTGTCATCCTGTTCATTCCGCATTCAGAGAGATCATCCAATAATTAACAACAATAAAGCTGAAAAATCACAGATTGACActgttgttttcaattttttatGAGTGTGATCTATAGAGGCACCCACTCGGAAGAGTCCGATGGCAGGGCATCCGACTCATCGTCACTTTCTCAAATTCAACTACAGATTACTgttaaaaatgaaaacacGATCTCCTTGGAGAAGGACATCAAGGAAGAGGAACTGGTTAATGAAAGCGAATTTCATGATAGTGAATCTattgatgaggatgatggTCTTGTATGGAAAGGTGATCCTACATATTTACCCAATTCCCCATATCCGGATGTGAGATTTGCTGTTTCCATTGAGGATGATCCCACAATTCGCCTTAATCATTGGAGAACATGGTTTTTGACGACTATCTTCGTGGTAGTATTTGCTGGGGtaaatcaatttttttcgTTAAGGTATCCTTCGCTCAGTATAGATTTTATTGTCGCACAAGTTATTTGTTatccaattggaaaagtCTTGGCGAAATTACCAGACTGGAAATGTCGGAGAGTGccattttttgatttaaaTCCTGGTCCGTTTACCAAAAAGGAACATGCTGTTGTTACTATTGCAGTGGCTTTGACATCATCAACTGCATACGCAATGTATATTTTGAATGCACAAGGAAGTTTTTACAACATGAAACTTAACGTTGGATATCAATTTCTGTTAGTATGGACATCACAGATGATCGGCTATGGTGCAGCTGGGCTAACGAGAAGATGGGTCGTCAATCCTGCGAGTGCTATTTGGCCTCAAACATTAATCTCTGTATCACTTTTTGATTCACTTCACTctagaaaaattgaaagagcaGTTGTTAATGGATGGAGTATGCCCCGGTATAAGTTTTTTGTGATTGTATTCATTGCTTCATTTGTTTGGTACTGGGTACCTGGGTTCTTGTTTACTGGGCTTTCTTATTTCAACGTTATTCTATGGGGACCAAAGACAAGGGATAATTTTGTGGCTAATACAATCTTTGGTGTTGAAAGTGGGCTAGGAGCTTTCCCTATATCTTTTGATTATACACAAATTTCACAAGCGATGTCTGGTTCTGTGTTTGCTACTCCATTTTATGTTTCCGCAAATACTTATGCGTCAGTCttacttttctttgttattattCTTCCGTGTCTCTATTTCTCAAATACTTGGTATGCGAAATATATGCCTGTCATTTCTGGTTCCACATACGATAACACCCAAAGTAAGTATAATGTGACAAAGATTTTGAACGAAGATTACTCTATCAACCtggaaaaatacaaaaattACTCGCCGAtatttgttccattttcGTATC
Coding sequences within:
- the OPT1 gene encoding oligopeptide transporter OPT1 (highly similar to uniprot|P40897 Saccharomyces cerevisiae YJL212C OPT1 Plasma membrane transporter that transports tetra- and pentapeptides and glutathione member of the OPT family) — its product is MSVIYRGTHSEESDGRASDSSSLSQIQLQITVKNENTISLEKDIKEEELVNESEFHDSESIDEDDGLVWKGDPTYLPNSPYPDVRFAVSIEDDPTIRLNHWRTWFLTTIFVVVFAGVNQFFSLRYPSLSIDFIVAQVICYPIGKVLAKLPDWKCRRVPFFDLNPGPFTKKEHAVVTIAVALTSSTAYAMYILNAQGSFYNMKLNVGYQFLLVWTSQMIGYGAAGLTRRWVVNPASAIWPQTLISVSLFDSLHSRKIERAVVNGWSMPRYKFFVIVFIASFVWYWVPGFLFTGLSYFNVILWGPKTRDNFVANTIFGVESGLGAFPISFDYTQISQAMSGSVFATPFYVSANTYASVLLFFVIILPCLYFSNTWYAKYMPVISGSTYDNTQSKYNVTKILNEDYSINLEKYKNYSPIFVPFSYLLSYALNFAAVIAVFVHCILYHGKDILAKLKDRRNGGTDIHARIYSKNYADCPDWWYLVLQVVMIGLGFVTVCAFDSKFPAWAFVIAILISLVNFIPQGILEAMTNQHVGLNIITELICGYMLPLRPMANLLFKLYGFIVMRQGLNLSRDLKLAMYMKVPPRLIFFIQIYATILSGMVNVGVQEWMTHNIEGICSTDQSNGFTCANGRTVFNASIIWSLPKYLFSPGRIYNPLMWFFLIGLVVPLIVYAIQRKFPKIQFAKYIHTPVFFTGPGNIPPSTPYNYSLFFSASFCLHIIRKRWGPWFKKYNYVMGAAVESGVAIAVVIIFLCVQFPGAELNWWGNNVWKNTYDHNYKKFYTLEEGQTFGHTKWW